A genomic stretch from Synechococcus sp. MU1643 includes:
- a CDS encoding bile acid:sodium symporter family protein produces MTWERFTLLFPLWTLLGALLALLHPPLFIWFKGPLIALGLGVIMLGMGVGLTPADFMRVAQRPRAMLLGVLVQFLVMPALAAVIAAALHLSAPLAVGLILVGCCPGGTASNVVALIGRGDVALSVVMTTISTLAAVVLTPRLTQVLASQYVPVDGWALFLAVLQVVLLPVTVGVVLKRGLPGVAQRIEPVMPPLAVIAIVMIVSSIVGSQTAVLRQQGGVLILACLLLHGGGFLLGWLIPRLAGQSVQAQRTISIEVGMQNSGLAVVLARSGGFASPLTALPGAISAVIHCLIGSALAAFWRRQPCIIRR; encoded by the coding sequence ATGACCTGGGAGCGTTTCACTCTGCTCTTTCCGCTTTGGACGTTGCTGGGAGCTTTGCTGGCCTTGCTGCATCCCCCGCTATTCATCTGGTTTAAGGGGCCACTGATCGCCCTTGGACTCGGCGTCATCATGCTCGGTATGGGGGTTGGGCTGACACCCGCTGATTTCATGCGGGTTGCTCAACGCCCCCGCGCCATGCTGCTGGGGGTGCTGGTGCAGTTCCTGGTGATGCCGGCTCTTGCTGCTGTGATTGCGGCGGCTTTGCACCTGTCTGCCCCGCTTGCGGTGGGCTTGATTCTTGTCGGCTGCTGCCCAGGGGGGACCGCCAGCAATGTGGTGGCTCTGATCGGCCGTGGCGATGTGGCGCTGTCGGTGGTCATGACCACGATCAGCACCCTGGCGGCGGTGGTGTTGACCCCGCGTCTCACGCAGGTATTGGCCAGCCAGTACGTTCCGGTGGACGGTTGGGCCCTGTTCCTGGCAGTGCTTCAGGTGGTGTTGTTACCCGTCACCGTTGGGGTGGTGCTCAAGCGTGGTCTGCCCGGTGTGGCCCAGCGGATTGAGCCGGTGATGCCTCCCCTTGCGGTGATAGCCATCGTGATGATCGTCTCCAGCATCGTGGGCAGCCAGACGGCTGTGCTGCGTCAGCAGGGGGGCGTGCTGATCCTGGCTTGCCTGCTACTGCACGGCGGCGGCTTTCTGCTCGGCTGGCTGATTCCCCGGCTGGCGGGGCAGAGCGTGCAGGCCCAGCGGACCATCAGCATCGAGGTGGGCATGCAGAACTCAGGACTGGCCGTGGTGCTCGCTCGCAGTGGTGGTTTCGCCAGTCCCCTGACGGCGTTGCCGGGTGCCATCTCTGCAGTGATTCACTGCCTGATCGGCAGCGCCCTTGCGGCCTTTTGGAGGCGCCAGCCTTGCATCATTAGAAGGTGA
- a CDS encoding 8-amino-7-oxononanoate synthase, whose protein sequence is MRDHASPIPPARRRRLRSLNSGQEPWQLQDPAGAGQLVDLASNDYLGLCRHPDVLAAATEAVASDGVGAGGSRLITGTRPRHLELEADLATWLNRDRVLLFPSGFQANIAALTALSDRHTTVLVDRLIHHSLLAGVRTSGARLQRFAHNDLKDLGQRLQRLNPATTPPLVVTESLFSMEGTSPDLQRIADLCAHHGAQLLVDEAHGLGVLGPGGRGLCHGLQQPVALVCGTFGKAFGSGGAFLAGDHSTMERLLQTSGAFRYTTALAPSLVAGAQAALRLIQTNPNWGSKLSQRSERWRTALAHQGWAKPAGHGPVLPLLVGGDQDALDLQQQLEQAGLLSVAIRPPTVPEGTARLRLVLRRDLPEGTLEQLLAALGSR, encoded by the coding sequence ATGCGGGACCACGCTTCTCCCATCCCTCCAGCCCGCCGCCGCCGCCTGCGGAGCTTGAACTCCGGCCAGGAGCCCTGGCAGCTGCAGGATCCCGCCGGAGCCGGCCAGCTCGTTGATCTGGCGAGCAACGACTACCTCGGGCTCTGCCGTCACCCCGATGTGCTCGCAGCGGCAACGGAGGCCGTGGCCTCCGATGGCGTCGGTGCCGGTGGATCTCGCCTGATCACCGGAACCCGACCACGCCATCTGGAACTGGAGGCAGATCTTGCCACCTGGTTGAACCGAGACCGGGTGCTGCTGTTCCCCAGCGGATTTCAAGCCAACATCGCCGCCCTAACGGCCCTGAGTGACAGGCACACCACCGTGTTGGTGGACCGGCTGATCCACCACTCGCTGCTGGCCGGAGTCCGCACCAGTGGAGCGCGGCTGCAACGCTTTGCCCACAACGATCTTAAGGATCTCGGCCAGCGGCTGCAGCGGCTCAACCCGGCAACAACACCGCCACTGGTGGTGACCGAAAGCCTCTTCAGCATGGAAGGCACCAGCCCCGATCTGCAGCGCATCGCCGACCTGTGCGCCCACCACGGTGCACAACTGCTGGTGGACGAAGCCCACGGCCTGGGAGTGCTGGGGCCAGGAGGCCGCGGGCTTTGCCATGGACTCCAACAGCCTGTGGCCTTGGTGTGCGGCACCTTCGGTAAGGCCTTCGGCAGCGGAGGTGCATTTCTGGCTGGGGATCACAGCACGATGGAACGGCTGCTTCAAACCAGTGGGGCTTTCCGCTACACCACGGCCCTGGCACCATCGCTGGTGGCTGGAGCCCAGGCTGCCCTGCGCTTGATCCAAACCAACCCCAATTGGGGAAGCAAGCTGAGCCAGCGCTCGGAACGCTGGAGAACAGCTCTGGCGCACCAGGGCTGGGCAAAACCAGCAGGGCACGGTCCTGTGCTGCCCTTGCTGGTCGGTGGCGACCAGGACGCGCTCGACCTCCAGCAACAGCTGGAGCAGGCGGGTCTGCTGTCGGTGGCGATCCGGCCGCCCACCGTCCCGGAGGGAACCGCCCGTTTGCGCCTGGTGCTGCGGCGGGACCTGCCGGAGGGCACATTGGAGCAACTGCTCGCAGCCCTCGGCTCTCGATGA
- a CDS encoding alpha/beta hydrolase has product MQVLAMHGWAGQAGTWSHWRQRFEDGGARWSSADRGYGGGEAVAPAWPHGAGCNLLIVHSLGLHLLPATVLAQADAVVLLGSFSAFVPHGRAGRAVAVALQGMQAALDTDQELTMLERFLDKAASPHARSALPPAPLLQGLTSLGRQRLQQDLELLAHCQALPVGWPEAVPVLVVQGERDAVVHAASALQLIDDLRQQPLTLHRDLNWGHALITPTVLSVVQQWLGAL; this is encoded by the coding sequence ATGCAGGTCCTGGCAATGCATGGTTGGGCTGGCCAGGCCGGCACCTGGTCCCACTGGCGTCAACGCTTTGAAGATGGGGGAGCGAGATGGTCAAGCGCAGACCGGGGCTACGGCGGCGGTGAGGCCGTTGCTCCGGCATGGCCCCACGGCGCAGGATGCAACCTGTTGATCGTCCACTCCCTGGGGCTGCATCTGCTGCCGGCAACTGTTCTGGCGCAAGCCGATGCGGTGGTGCTGCTGGGCAGCTTCAGCGCCTTCGTGCCACACGGGCGTGCAGGGCGCGCTGTGGCGGTAGCTCTGCAGGGGATGCAGGCGGCCCTGGACACCGACCAGGAACTGACGATGCTTGAACGCTTCCTCGACAAAGCCGCCTCACCCCATGCCCGCAGTGCCCTGCCCCCAGCACCCCTATTGCAAGGTTTGACGAGCCTGGGGCGCCAGCGGCTGCAGCAGGATCTGGAGCTTCTGGCGCACTGCCAGGCCCTGCCGGTGGGATGGCCTGAAGCAGTACCTGTGCTGGTGGTGCAGGGCGAACGGGACGCTGTGGTGCACGCCGCATCGGCGCTGCAGCTGATCGATGACCTCAGACAGCAGCCGCTGACCCTCCATCGGGATCTGAATTGGGGCCACGCACTGATCACACCAACGGTGCTCTCGGTGGTGCAGCAATGGCTGGGGGCCCTGTGA
- a CDS encoding methyltransferase, translating into MGPRTDHTNGALGGAAMAGGPVIRPDQVLERFSRAAPTYAGDAQLQRAMAWRLAQLSRHCSIRRGLWADLGSGTGHLAAALEAAHPGQRVIRLDGSAAMLNSHPRGTRTLRHDLSRGLPDWSEPPQLLASSFVLHWLPDPVQQLRRWVDALPKGGWLALAVPVDGSFPQWQHAARAADQACTALTMPAREQLIAALPDGVVQRDECLSFTQHAANPLRLLRPMSSIGASVTNSGRLSPGQWKAVFRAWPQANASPGFALTWRMWVLMVKR; encoded by the coding sequence TTGGGGCCACGCACTGATCACACCAACGGTGCTCTCGGTGGTGCAGCAATGGCTGGGGGCCCTGTGATTCGCCCCGACCAGGTGCTGGAGCGCTTCAGTCGCGCAGCGCCGACCTACGCGGGCGACGCGCAGCTGCAACGGGCCATGGCCTGGCGCTTAGCCCAACTCAGCCGCCACTGCTCCATCCGGCGCGGCCTTTGGGCAGACCTCGGCAGCGGCACCGGTCATCTGGCCGCAGCCCTGGAAGCCGCTCACCCGGGGCAGCGAGTGATCCGCCTTGATGGAAGTGCCGCCATGTTGAACAGCCACCCCCGCGGAACACGCACCCTGCGGCATGACCTGAGCCGCGGGCTACCGGACTGGAGTGAGCCACCGCAACTGCTGGCCTCCAGCTTTGTTTTGCATTGGTTGCCAGATCCAGTGCAACAGCTTCGGCGTTGGGTGGATGCGCTGCCGAAGGGAGGCTGGCTGGCCCTGGCGGTGCCGGTGGACGGAAGTTTTCCGCAATGGCAGCACGCCGCCCGCGCAGCAGATCAGGCCTGCACGGCCTTGACCATGCCGGCGCGAGAGCAACTAATAGCGGCCTTGCCCGATGGCGTGGTGCAACGAGACGAGTGCCTGAGCTTCACCCAACACGCCGCCAATCCACTGCGGCTGCTGCGACCGATGAGCAGCATTGGCGCCTCCGTCACCAACAGTGGCCGGCTCTCCCCAGGCCAGTGGAAGGCCGTCTTCCGGGCTTGGCCCCAAGCCAACGCATCACCCGGGTTCGCCCTGACCTGGAGGATGTGGGTTCTCATGGTGAAGCGATGA
- the bioD gene encoding dethiobiotin synthase, with protein sequence MNGSVSRLVVCGTDTDVGKTVVSAWLVQGLQASYWKPVQSGLEGGGDRERVRELLNLPPERMLPEAYAFREPVSPHWAAELDGTPLDPSQLTIPDHQGSLVVETAGGLMVPLTRNWLQIDQLVKWQLPIVLVARSGLGTLNHTLLSLEAIRRRNLTVLGLILNGPLHADNPGTLEQFGDVPVLAQLPPQASLSATVLERLWREKDLTTTFRRVLKRSSP encoded by the coding sequence ATGAACGGCAGCGTCAGTCGCCTGGTGGTGTGTGGAACCGACACGGACGTCGGCAAAACCGTAGTGAGTGCGTGGCTCGTGCAGGGGCTTCAGGCCAGCTATTGGAAACCGGTTCAGAGCGGACTGGAGGGCGGCGGAGACCGCGAACGGGTGCGGGAGCTGTTGAACCTCCCGCCGGAACGAATGCTGCCCGAGGCCTATGCCTTCCGAGAACCGGTCTCCCCCCACTGGGCCGCCGAACTGGACGGCACGCCGCTCGACCCATCACAACTCACCATTCCCGATCATCAGGGATCGCTGGTGGTGGAGACAGCTGGAGGGTTGATGGTGCCCCTCACCCGCAACTGGCTCCAGATCGATCAACTCGTGAAGTGGCAGTTGCCAATTGTTCTGGTGGCTCGCAGTGGGCTGGGCACCCTCAACCACACCCTGCTCAGCCTGGAAGCGATAAGACGGCGGAATCTCACGGTGTTGGGGCTGATCCTCAACGGCCCCCTCCATGCCGACAACCCGGGGACCCTCGAACAGTTCGGTGACGTCCCCGTTCTGGCGCAGCTTCCCCCCCAGGCCTCGCTATCAGCAACGGTTCTGGAGCGGCTTTGGCGCGAGAAGGATCTCACCACTACATTCCGACGAGTGTTGAAGCGATCGTCCCCGTGA
- the bioA gene encoding adenosylmethionine--8-amino-7-oxononanoate transaminase translates to MAKPAAAAMESIRHPNLWPPFTQMSSAANSQRVMSGDGALLIREKGEPLIDAISSWWVTLHGHAHPVLAKAIADQAARLEQVIFADFTHEPAEQLAVRLSGLCGLQRLFFSDNGSTAVEVALKIACQWWANRGQTRYQIVAFDGAYHGDTFGAMAVGERNLFSAPFEDKLFPVARVPWPATWWDDDAVEAKESAALEVLERVLETPTAAVILEPLLQGAGGMAMVRPEFLQQVETRTRQAGALLIADEVLTGFGRCGDWFASRRAGIRPDLMALSKGLTGGCLPMGVTMASEAVFEAFVGDDPCLTLWHGHSFTANPLGCAAANASLDLMERNPAAFQQFEQRHRPHLERLARHPRVQHPRLTGTVAGFDLVVEGTSGYLNPAGPRLKRLAMENGVFLRPLGQVVYLLPPLCISDAQLERCYSVLEMALDQL, encoded by the coding sequence ATGGCAAAACCTGCCGCTGCTGCCATGGAGTCGATCCGCCATCCGAATCTGTGGCCCCCCTTCACCCAGATGTCCAGCGCAGCCAACTCCCAACGGGTGATGTCCGGAGACGGGGCTCTGCTGATTCGTGAAAAGGGGGAACCGCTGATCGATGCCATCAGCAGCTGGTGGGTCACCCTTCACGGCCATGCCCATCCGGTGTTGGCCAAGGCCATTGCCGATCAGGCCGCCCGCCTCGAGCAGGTGATTTTTGCCGACTTCACCCATGAGCCTGCGGAACAGCTGGCCGTACGCCTGAGCGGACTCTGCGGGCTGCAACGGCTGTTCTTCTCCGATAACGGTTCCACTGCGGTGGAAGTGGCGCTCAAGATCGCCTGCCAGTGGTGGGCCAACCGGGGCCAAACGCGCTATCAGATTGTCGCCTTCGACGGGGCATACCACGGCGACACCTTCGGGGCGATGGCCGTTGGCGAACGCAACCTGTTCAGCGCGCCATTTGAAGACAAGCTCTTTCCCGTTGCCCGGGTTCCCTGGCCGGCTACCTGGTGGGATGACGATGCCGTGGAGGCCAAGGAATCGGCAGCACTGGAGGTGCTCGAGCGGGTGCTGGAGACACCGACTGCGGCGGTGATCCTCGAGCCCCTGCTGCAGGGGGCCGGCGGCATGGCCATGGTGCGGCCCGAGTTTCTGCAACAGGTGGAAACACGCACCCGTCAGGCTGGAGCACTGCTAATTGCCGATGAAGTGCTGACCGGCTTCGGACGCTGCGGCGACTGGTTCGCCAGCCGGCGGGCGGGCATCCGGCCGGATCTGATGGCGCTGTCCAAAGGCTTGACGGGTGGATGTCTGCCAATGGGCGTGACCATGGCCAGCGAAGCGGTGTTCGAAGCCTTCGTCGGTGACGACCCTTGTCTGACCCTCTGGCACGGCCACAGCTTCACGGCCAATCCGCTGGGCTGCGCCGCGGCCAACGCCAGCCTCGATCTGATGGAGCGCAACCCCGCAGCCTTTCAACAGTTCGAACAACGGCATCGTCCGCACCTCGAACGGTTGGCACGCCATCCGAGGGTGCAACACCCCCGGCTGACGGGGACGGTTGCCGGCTTCGACCTCGTTGTGGAGGGAACCTCCGGCTACCTCAACCCCGCGGGGCCGAGATTGAAACGGCTGGCGATGGAGAACGGCGTCTTCCTCCGCCCCCTAGGCCAAGTCGTCTATCTGCTGCCACCCCTCTGCATCAGCGATGCCCAGCTGGAACGGTGCTACTCGGTGCTGGAAATGGCCCTCGACCAGCTCTGA
- a CDS encoding DUF3143 domain-containing protein has translation MAALPPESTPLNQHSLPALEAWLQQLGAVRMDDNPCQWMLERSEWRALLLLEREDLKVVWHPGSLEAMLQCSLPYGLSRADVEAAIQAGP, from the coding sequence ATGGCCGCCCTGCCCCCGGAGAGCACCCCGCTGAATCAGCACTCTCTTCCGGCGCTTGAGGCCTGGCTTCAGCAGCTGGGTGCCGTCCGCATGGACGACAACCCCTGCCAATGGATGCTGGAGCGTTCTGAGTGGAGGGCGCTGTTGCTGCTAGAACGGGAGGACCTCAAAGTGGTCTGGCACCCAGGTTCTTTGGAAGCGATGCTGCAGTGTTCGCTGCCCTATGGCCTCTCCAGGGCCGATGTCGAGGCGGCTATTCAGGCGGGTCCCTGA
- a CDS encoding J domain-containing protein, with translation MKDRLSPVSKAHPSHHERLGVRPGVDAETLRQAFRRQSKALHPDTTQLPPEQASIAFQELKESYDVLLRQSQATLGLGAQAPSSPLPLQSQPRPDAWQGIGQRRPLSGGEWFSLVLLSIALLLSLVLGLGVALAQGRDWQVSPSWLADEQTSKTSLRSQPDGRPAPGEHPAESALSSGA, from the coding sequence ATGAAGGACCGGCTGTCCCCTGTGTCCAAAGCCCACCCCAGCCATCACGAACGGCTTGGCGTGCGCCCCGGGGTTGACGCTGAAACCTTGCGCCAGGCCTTTCGACGCCAGTCCAAGGCCCTCCATCCCGACACCACGCAACTGCCGCCCGAGCAGGCCAGCATTGCTTTTCAGGAGCTCAAGGAGTCCTACGACGTTCTGCTGCGTCAGAGCCAAGCAACCCTCGGTCTTGGTGCACAGGCGCCGTCATCGCCCCTGCCCCTGCAGAGTCAGCCCCGCCCGGATGCCTGGCAGGGCATCGGTCAACGAAGGCCACTCTCTGGCGGCGAGTGGTTCTCGCTGGTGCTGTTGAGCATCGCGCTGTTGCTCAGCCTGGTGCTGGGGTTGGGCGTGGCTCTTGCCCAAGGCCGCGACTGGCAGGTGTCGCCGAGTTGGCTGGCGGATGAGCAGACTTCGAAGACATCCTTGCGTTCGCAACCTGATGGCCGCCCTGCCCCCGGAGAGCACCCCGCTGAATCAGCACTCTCTTCCGGCGCTTGA
- the rsmG gene encoding 16S rRNA (guanine(527)-N(7))-methyltransferase RsmG, with protein sequence MAATAPEPAFWDALGWQPSQGQRDQLVELQGLLQSWNERVNLTRLVNGDDFWIGQVFDSLWPLAGELQSANEPQHWIDVGTGGGFPGLAVAIALPQSQVTLLDSVGRKTAAVEAMANSLGLADRVRVRTERIETTGRDRNFRGSFDRAVARAVAAAPVVAEYLVPLLKTDGQALLYRGQWNDADAVPFNRALHLLQGRLMEVQHRQLPGDRGTRHLLRVQPNGPCPRSYPRAVGTPSRDPLGE encoded by the coding sequence ATGGCCGCCACCGCGCCTGAACCGGCGTTCTGGGACGCCCTGGGATGGCAGCCATCGCAAGGGCAGCGCGACCAGCTGGTGGAGCTTCAAGGCCTTCTGCAGAGCTGGAATGAACGGGTCAACCTCACGCGCCTGGTGAACGGCGATGATTTCTGGATTGGTCAGGTCTTCGACAGCCTCTGGCCACTGGCGGGGGAACTCCAATCAGCGAACGAGCCACAGCACTGGATTGATGTGGGGACCGGGGGCGGCTTCCCCGGTCTCGCCGTCGCCATTGCCCTGCCCCAGTCACAGGTGACCCTGCTGGATTCCGTCGGACGCAAGACCGCCGCCGTGGAAGCCATGGCCAACAGCCTGGGGCTTGCCGATCGGGTGCGGGTCCGCACCGAGCGGATCGAAACCACCGGGCGCGATCGCAACTTCCGCGGCAGCTTCGATCGAGCCGTGGCCAGGGCTGTGGCGGCAGCTCCTGTAGTGGCCGAATACCTCGTGCCCTTGCTGAAAACCGACGGCCAGGCCCTGCTGTATCGGGGACAGTGGAATGACGCCGATGCCGTGCCGTTCAACAGAGCCCTGCACCTGCTGCAGGGCCGTCTGATGGAGGTGCAGCACCGGCAACTGCCCGGTGATCGCGGCACGCGTCATCTTCTGCGGGTGCAGCCGAACGGCCCCTGCCCCCGCAGCTACCCAAGGGCCGTGGGAACGCCCAGCCGAGATCCCCTCGGGGAATAA
- a CDS encoding aldo/keto reductase, with protein MALPTRRFGRTELEIPLLSLGGMRFQQSWTDLPADEITSASQTQLEATLKRSVDLGFHHVETARHYGSSERQLGWALPRIPDPSRLLQSKVPPRPDPDAFEAELELSFERLGCDRLDLLAIHGINLPEHLEQTLQPGGCMEVVRRWQAEGRIGHVGFSTHGPTALIAEACDSGAFDYVNLHWYYIRQDNSPALDAARRQDMGMFIISPTDKGGHLHTPSQRLLELCAPLHPIVFNDLFCLQDPRVHTISVGAARPEDLELHLEALHLLSDAASLIAPVDQRLRQAADEALGRDWMATWSVGLPPWHATPGGINLPVLLWLYNLLEAWDLESYAKARYGLLGSGGHWFAGANADGFDGEVSAEELRSVLQGSPWRQRIPEILRSLKHRLKGESQMRLSSV; from the coding sequence ATGGCGCTGCCCACCCGCCGATTCGGCCGAACGGAGCTTGAGATCCCCTTGTTGTCTCTGGGGGGGATGCGCTTTCAGCAGAGTTGGACTGACCTCCCTGCCGATGAAATCACGTCTGCGTCGCAGACTCAGCTCGAGGCGACCCTGAAGCGCTCTGTGGATTTGGGTTTTCATCATGTGGAAACAGCGCGGCACTACGGCAGCTCTGAGCGTCAGCTGGGTTGGGCCCTGCCGCGTATACCCGATCCCTCCCGTCTGCTGCAGAGCAAGGTGCCTCCCCGGCCCGATCCCGACGCCTTCGAAGCGGAACTGGAGCTCAGTTTTGAGCGGCTGGGATGTGATCGCCTGGATTTATTGGCTATCCATGGCATCAACCTGCCGGAGCATCTCGAGCAGACCCTTCAGCCCGGGGGGTGCATGGAGGTGGTGCGCCGCTGGCAGGCGGAGGGTCGCATTGGTCATGTGGGCTTCTCCACCCATGGCCCCACAGCCTTGATCGCAGAGGCCTGCGATTCCGGTGCCTTCGATTACGTCAATCTGCACTGGTATTACATCCGCCAGGACAACAGTCCCGCCCTGGATGCGGCCCGCCGTCAAGACATGGGGATGTTCATCATTAGCCCCACTGACAAAGGCGGCCATCTGCACACGCCATCCCAACGGCTGTTGGAGCTTTGTGCACCGTTGCATCCCATCGTCTTTAACGACCTGTTTTGTCTCCAGGATCCGCGGGTGCACACCATCAGCGTGGGAGCGGCCCGGCCGGAGGATCTCGAGCTTCACCTGGAGGCGTTGCATCTGCTGTCTGATGCAGCGTCCTTGATTGCGCCGGTGGATCAGCGGCTTCGGCAAGCGGCCGATGAAGCACTGGGTCGTGACTGGATGGCCACCTGGTCCGTCGGGCTGCCGCCTTGGCATGCGACGCCTGGGGGGATCAACCTGCCGGTGTTGCTTTGGTTGTACAACCTTCTGGAGGCCTGGGACCTCGAGAGTTATGCCAAAGCCCGATATGGGTTGTTGGGCTCCGGCGGGCACTGGTTCGCCGGCGCCAACGCCGATGGCTTTGATGGGGAGGTCAGTGCTGAAGAGCTGCGGAGCGTCCTGCAGGGGAGCCCATGGCGTCAGCGCATCCCCGAGATCCTGCGCAGCCTCAAGCACCGGCTCAAGGGCGAATCCCAGATGCGCTTGTCGAGCGTCTGA
- a CDS encoding ferredoxin — protein sequence MPDPSSHAFSAPARPPEQSTGREPLLGGDMRDQAVWVDEAICIGCRYCAHVAANTFVVEPNLGRSRAIRQDGDSTECIQEAIDTCPVDCIHWVPFESLETLRQNLIRQNLQPRPQG from the coding sequence CTGCCTGATCCTTCTTCACACGCTTTTTCTGCTCCAGCCCGGCCGCCGGAGCAATCCACAGGTAGGGAGCCTCTGCTCGGAGGTGACATGCGCGACCAGGCTGTCTGGGTCGACGAAGCCATCTGCATTGGCTGTCGCTACTGCGCACACGTGGCCGCTAATACCTTCGTTGTGGAGCCAAATCTGGGACGTTCCAGAGCTATCCGACAGGACGGCGACTCCACTGAATGCATTCAGGAGGCCATCGATACCTGTCCCGTGGATTGTATCCACTGGGTTCCCTTTGAGTCGTTGGAAACGTTGCGGCAAAACCTGATTCGCCAGAATCTGCAGCCTCGTCCCCAGGGTTGA
- a CDS encoding DUF1257 domain-containing protein: protein MSHFSTVKTELRQLEPLVKALEDMGYAPDQGERPVRGYRGQTVSADLAIAVQDGGDIGFRWNSASESYELVTDLDLWKQQIPVERFLSKLAQCYALNTVLAATTKEGFQVAEQIQTQDGSIELVVTRWDA from the coding sequence ATGTCGCATTTCAGCACCGTCAAAACCGAACTGCGTCAGCTGGAGCCTCTGGTGAAAGCTTTGGAAGACATGGGTTACGCCCCTGATCAGGGTGAACGCCCTGTGCGTGGTTACCGCGGTCAGACCGTTTCGGCTGATCTGGCCATTGCAGTGCAGGACGGTGGTGATATCGGCTTCCGCTGGAACAGCGCATCGGAGTCCTACGAGTTGGTCACCGATCTTGATCTGTGGAAGCAACAGATTCCTGTGGAACGCTTCCTCTCCAAGCTTGCCCAGTGCTACGCCTTGAACACGGTTCTGGCTGCCACTACTAAGGAAGGTTTTCAGGTTGCCGAACAGATCCAAACCCAAGATGGTTCGATTGAACTCGTGGTGACCCGCTGGGACGCCTGA
- a CDS encoding DUF2997 domain-containing protein has translation MPQKTIRFTIRPDGRVEERVEGVAGEACQQLTEEVEAALGTVERQESTSEAFLQPEVQSQSLPAHLN, from the coding sequence ATGCCCCAAAAGACCATTCGTTTCACCATTCGGCCTGATGGTCGTGTGGAAGAACGGGTCGAGGGTGTTGCAGGCGAGGCGTGCCAGCAGCTCACTGAAGAAGTTGAAGCTGCTCTTGGAACAGTTGAACGTCAGGAGTCCACATCCGAAGCGTTTCTGCAGCCTGAGGTCCAGTCCCAGTCTCTCCCAGCTCATCTGAACTGA
- a CDS encoding HEAT repeat domain-containing protein: protein MTDDRSQQKDQGLSNLSVDPDLLARELAAEDDVDPLDAIQLDDAEQDSSLQIARSCDQGLVWLRGNHGERLQGLQVFCEHRDPRAIALLLPLLQNFCPVERMSAVYALGRNPSPPAVEPLLQLLQLDANAYVRKAAAWSLGNFPDAPVLNPLIRALQTDVAAVRLWCPGSLAEAGSRSPVKADPAAGQLLVSLRIDSEAVVRSNCIWALGRLMDQLVQPRQAEIVESLVSALLHDGEISVRDEARTALEQLEDPLVLERLQALINDGFIL, encoded by the coding sequence ATGACTGACGATCGCAGCCAACAGAAGGACCAGGGGCTTTCCAACCTTTCCGTGGATCCTGATCTGCTGGCGCGTGAGCTAGCGGCCGAAGACGATGTTGATCCGCTTGATGCGATCCAGCTCGACGACGCCGAGCAGGATTCCTCTCTGCAAATTGCCCGGTCTTGTGACCAGGGTCTTGTCTGGTTGCGTGGCAACCATGGAGAACGGCTCCAAGGCCTGCAGGTGTTCTGTGAACACCGCGATCCACGTGCAATCGCCCTGCTGCTGCCCTTGCTCCAGAACTTCTGTCCGGTGGAGCGGATGAGTGCCGTCTATGCCTTGGGTCGCAACCCATCTCCTCCGGCTGTTGAGCCGCTGTTGCAGCTGCTGCAGCTCGATGCCAATGCCTACGTCCGTAAGGCTGCGGCCTGGAGCCTGGGCAATTTCCCAGATGCTCCGGTGCTGAATCCGCTGATCCGGGCATTGCAGACGGATGTCGCGGCGGTGCGCCTTTGGTGTCCAGGCTCACTGGCGGAGGCCGGCAGCCGTTCACCGGTCAAGGCCGACCCCGCGGCGGGTCAATTGCTGGTGAGTCTGCGCATCGACAGTGAAGCGGTGGTGCGCAGCAACTGCATCTGGGCTTTGGGCCGTTTGATGGATCAGTTGGTGCAGCCGCGACAAGCTGAGATCGTTGAGTCTTTGGTGAGTGCCCTGCTCCATGACGGAGAGATTTCTGTGCGCGATGAAGCCAGAACCGCCCTAGAGCAGCTTGAGGACCCGCTGGTCCTAGAACGTCTACAGGCCTTGATCAACGACGGTTTCATCCTGTAA